One window from the genome of Actinoplanes teichomyceticus ATCC 31121 encodes:
- the chvE gene encoding multiple monosaccharide ABC transporter substrate-binding protein, producing the protein MRPDLTKAVRDGSSSPAGHRTEIRGKRTRYFAVTALVLATATGCGATDETAVSQPDRGTIGIAMPTTESVRWVGDGESIVRQFQLLGYKTDLRYAEDDIDKQVDQISDMIENGDKALVIGAIDGTALKSVLARAADAEIPVISYDRLIRDTPNITYYATFDNFKVGVLQAGAIVKALKLTGTKDSYNIELFAGSADDNNATFFFNGAMSVLQPYLRSGRLRVASGETAFAKVATQRWDGAVAKKRMQRLLAGPLQGERVDAVLAPNDGLSRSILEAFEEDGYGRAGRKLPVITGQDAELESAKLIAAGKQTQTVYKDTRELAKVAVQMTNSLLLGGVPEVNDEKQYDNGVKVVPTFLLQPVNVDRSNYQRVLVQGGYYTAGQLAG; encoded by the coding sequence ATGCGTCCTGACCTGACGAAAGCCGTACGCGACGGCTCGTCTTCGCCCGCCGGCCACCGAACGGAGATCCGGGGAAAGCGGACGCGGTACTTCGCCGTCACGGCGCTGGTGCTGGCCACGGCCACCGGGTGCGGCGCCACCGATGAGACCGCGGTCAGCCAGCCGGACCGCGGCACGATCGGGATCGCGATGCCGACCACCGAGTCGGTCCGCTGGGTCGGCGACGGCGAGAGCATCGTCCGCCAGTTCCAGCTGCTCGGTTACAAGACCGACCTGCGGTACGCCGAGGACGACATCGACAAGCAGGTCGACCAGATCAGCGACATGATCGAGAACGGTGACAAGGCCCTGGTCATCGGCGCGATCGACGGCACCGCGCTCAAGAGCGTGCTGGCCAGGGCGGCGGACGCGGAGATCCCGGTGATCTCCTACGACCGGCTGATCCGGGACACCCCGAACATCACGTACTACGCCACCTTCGACAACTTCAAGGTCGGCGTGCTGCAGGCCGGCGCGATCGTCAAGGCGCTCAAGCTGACCGGCACCAAGGACTCGTACAACATCGAGCTGTTCGCCGGGTCGGCCGACGACAACAACGCCACGTTCTTCTTCAACGGCGCGATGAGCGTGCTGCAGCCGTACCTGCGCTCGGGCCGGTTGCGGGTGGCCAGCGGCGAGACCGCGTTCGCGAAGGTCGCCACCCAGCGCTGGGACGGCGCGGTGGCGAAGAAGCGGATGCAGCGCCTGCTCGCCGGCCCGCTGCAGGGTGAGCGGGTGGACGCGGTGCTCGCCCCGAACGACGGGCTCAGCCGCAGCATCCTCGAAGCGTTCGAGGAGGACGGGTACGGCCGGGCCGGCCGGAAACTGCCGGTGATCACCGGCCAGGACGCGGAACTGGAGTCGGCCAAGCTGATCGCCGCCGGCAAGCAGACCCAGACCGTCTACAAGGACACCCGGGAGCTCGCGAAGGTGGCGGTCCAGATGACCAACTCGCTGCTGCTCGGCGGCGTGCCCGAGGTCAACGACGAGAAACAGTACGACAACGGCGTCAAGGTGGTGCCGACGTTCCTGCTGCAGCCGGTGAACGTGGACCGCTCCAACTATCAGCGAGTGCTGGTCCAGGGCGGGTACTACACCGCCGGCCAGCTGGCGGGGTGA
- a CDS encoding methyl-accepting chemotaxis protein: protein MIQRFLDLSVRIKLTVLVAASLVALAVCLGVTVVNDRTAENTARDLANLNSASSLVLQLDREASELRANGIQSVVRTDPAKQADLLRERIDTTEDLLTRLDAIALPSGLDAAVNRIKDVTADYTVTLQRFVDSAAADQAGARLAWEQVGVDNYLISAVLANERALFLDTVAQANKASADRQASAERILWLAAAIASIAVIVLARMIVQSITRPLQRVRGALQAMAAGDLTVAADVRGHDEVGQMARALDEAQANTRRVVSSVAGSAQAVAAAAEELAATAGTMSQSAVQAATQAQTVSQAAAGVNDNVSSVAQGTDQMGDSIRDIAHNATEAARVAEQAVAVADATTAQVGKLGESSKEIADVIKVITSIAEQTNLLALNATIEAARAGESGKGFAVVAGEVKELAQETARATEDISRRVQAIQADTAGAVTAIGEITTVIAHINDYQATIAAAVAEQTATTERMSRNVAMAASGAGDIAANITGLATATQVSTEGIAQSQQAVTELSTMAHNLQNLVSHFRY from the coding sequence ATGATCCAGCGCTTTCTCGACCTGTCGGTCCGTATCAAGCTGACCGTGCTGGTCGCCGCGAGCCTCGTGGCCCTGGCGGTCTGCCTCGGGGTGACCGTGGTCAACGACCGTACCGCTGAGAACACCGCCCGGGACCTGGCGAACCTGAACTCCGCCAGCTCCCTGGTGCTGCAGCTGGACCGGGAGGCCAGCGAGCTGCGCGCCAACGGCATCCAGTCGGTCGTGCGCACCGACCCGGCGAAGCAGGCCGACCTGCTGCGGGAGCGGATCGACACGACCGAGGACCTGCTCACCCGCCTGGACGCGATCGCGCTGCCCAGCGGGCTGGACGCCGCGGTCAACCGGATCAAGGACGTCACCGCCGACTACACCGTCACGCTTCAGCGCTTCGTCGACTCGGCGGCCGCCGACCAGGCCGGCGCCCGGCTGGCCTGGGAGCAGGTCGGCGTCGACAACTACCTGATCAGCGCGGTGCTGGCGAACGAGCGGGCGCTGTTCCTGGACACCGTCGCCCAGGCCAACAAGGCGTCCGCGGACCGTCAGGCCTCCGCCGAGCGCATCCTGTGGCTGGCCGCGGCCATCGCGTCCATCGCGGTGATCGTGCTCGCCCGCATGATCGTCCAGTCGATCACCCGGCCGCTGCAGCGGGTCCGCGGGGCGCTGCAGGCGATGGCCGCCGGCGACCTGACCGTCGCGGCCGACGTGCGCGGCCACGACGAGGTCGGCCAGATGGCCCGCGCCCTCGACGAGGCGCAGGCCAACACCCGCCGGGTGGTGTCCTCGGTGGCCGGCTCGGCGCAGGCGGTCGCCGCGGCGGCCGAGGAGCTGGCGGCCACCGCCGGCACCATGTCGCAGTCCGCCGTGCAGGCCGCCACCCAGGCGCAGACCGTGTCCCAGGCGGCTGCCGGTGTCAACGACAACGTGTCCAGCGTCGCGCAGGGCACCGACCAGATGGGTGACTCGATCCGCGACATCGCGCACAACGCCACCGAGGCGGCCCGGGTGGCCGAGCAGGCGGTGGCGGTCGCCGACGCGACCACCGCCCAGGTCGGCAAGCTCGGCGAGTCGTCCAAGGAGATCGCTGACGTGATCAAGGTGATCACCAGCATCGCCGAGCAGACCAACCTGCTGGCCCTGAACGCCACCATCGAGGCGGCCCGGGCCGGCGAGTCCGGCAAGGGCTTCGCGGTGGTCGCCGGCGAGGTCAAGGAGCTGGCCCAGGAGACCGCCCGGGCCACCGAGGACATCTCCCGCCGCGTGCAGGCCATCCAGGCCGACACCGCGGGCGCCGTCACCGCGATCGGCGAGATCACCACGGTGATCGCGCACATCAACGACTACCAGGCCACGATCGCCGCCGCGGTCGCCGAGCAGACCGCCACGACCGAGCGGATGAGCCGCAACGTCGCCATGGCGGCCTCCGGGGCCGGGGACATCGCCGCCAACATCACCGGGCTGGCCACCGCGACCCAGGTCAGCACGGAGGGCATCGCCCAGTCCCAGCAGGCGGTCACCGAGCTCAGCACGATGGCCCACAACCTGCAGAACCTGGTCAGCCACTTCCGCTACTGA
- a CDS encoding Hsp70 family protein — protein sequence MQNVAPRLAIDYGTACARAVLAWPDRRWHALSLDGTPEPSSAVHVGADGAITAGARAWRLAADDPAGFVAAPLGAGTGTIRVNGRTVEVADLVAATLRRIADEAIRIAGMLPADIRMSVPAGWDPARRAWLRRAARHAGLGRPRLVEAPVAALRATSAPLPAGSPFSGTTVADRLVLVCDVGATTEVSVLRCGPDGAEVLATATGADAGGHAVDERLVAMLLDSPAAGARFADPPTSGAGEVLRSASPETAAVLRTGKEAVSVQPAVTVPLPAPGVAVVLSATLVERAAEPVLRRVTALASDALQAAGLVAADLDAVRVVGAAAAMPAVPRALERHLGRPARVAQMPGAAVVLGVAEAEGPAAPDTEPAPEVPRLTALRTLGLIVPGLASIVLAGHFVFTTRGATASSWGELAIAGVLALVLCLAAAPWIGAALARDAGQRGGWDAAAQVSAGLLTGDAFGVTVAALYAVAAGLYLVVPFGEPLQWSLLPVLPAALLAAAVAVLIRRRLSPAVNLEFPPVATLILSVGSVLFAVTVRAGFPAGTQAWGEAACRLGGALVGAGVALLLFRITVLRGIAALVLGVFGGFIADPRTIGVFGAGVGIAVAVWWGQRLLALARS from the coding sequence ATGCAGAACGTCGCGCCGCGTCTCGCGATCGACTACGGGACCGCGTGCGCCCGCGCGGTGCTGGCCTGGCCGGACCGCCGGTGGCACGCGCTCAGCCTCGACGGGACGCCGGAGCCGTCCAGCGCCGTGCATGTCGGCGCCGACGGCGCGATCACCGCCGGCGCCCGGGCGTGGCGGCTGGCCGCCGACGATCCGGCCGGGTTCGTCGCGGCGCCGCTCGGCGCGGGAACCGGCACGATCCGGGTCAACGGCCGTACCGTGGAGGTCGCCGACCTGGTCGCCGCGACCCTGCGCCGCATCGCGGACGAGGCGATCCGGATCGCCGGGATGCTGCCGGCCGACATCCGGATGAGCGTGCCGGCCGGCTGGGATCCGGCCCGGCGCGCCTGGCTGCGCCGGGCCGCGCGGCACGCCGGCCTCGGCCGGCCGCGCCTGGTCGAGGCGCCGGTCGCGGCCCTGCGCGCCACCTCGGCCCCGCTACCGGCCGGATCGCCCTTCTCCGGTACGACCGTTGCCGACCGGCTCGTGCTGGTCTGCGACGTCGGCGCGACCACCGAGGTGAGCGTGCTGCGCTGCGGCCCGGACGGCGCCGAGGTGCTCGCCACGGCGACCGGCGCCGACGCGGGCGGGCACGCCGTCGACGAGCGCCTCGTCGCCATGCTCCTGGACAGCCCGGCCGCCGGCGCGCGGTTCGCGGACCCGCCCACGTCCGGGGCCGGCGAGGTGCTGCGGTCGGCGTCGCCGGAGACGGCGGCGGTACTGCGTACCGGGAAGGAGGCGGTCTCGGTGCAGCCGGCCGTGACCGTGCCGCTGCCCGCGCCGGGCGTCGCCGTGGTGCTCAGCGCCACCCTGGTGGAACGCGCCGCCGAGCCGGTCCTGCGCCGGGTGACCGCGCTGGCCTCGGACGCCCTGCAGGCGGCCGGCCTGGTCGCCGCCGACCTGGACGCGGTCCGGGTGGTCGGCGCCGCGGCCGCGATGCCGGCCGTGCCCCGCGCTCTGGAACGGCACCTGGGCCGGCCCGCGCGGGTCGCGCAGATGCCCGGCGCGGCCGTGGTGCTCGGCGTCGCCGAGGCCGAGGGCCCGGCGGCGCCCGACACCGAACCGGCGCCGGAGGTGCCCCGGCTCACCGCGCTGCGGACGCTGGGGCTGATCGTGCCCGGCCTGGCCTCGATCGTGCTGGCCGGCCACTTCGTCTTCACCACGCGCGGCGCGACCGCTTCCAGCTGGGGCGAACTGGCCATCGCCGGGGTGCTCGCGCTGGTGCTGTGCCTGGCCGCCGCGCCGTGGATCGGGGCGGCGCTGGCCCGCGACGCCGGGCAGCGCGGCGGCTGGGACGCCGCCGCGCAGGTGTCGGCGGGGCTGCTGACCGGCGACGCCTTCGGGGTGACCGTGGCCGCGCTGTACGCCGTGGCCGCCGGGTTGTACCTGGTGGTGCCGTTCGGCGAGCCGCTGCAGTGGTCGCTGCTGCCGGTGCTGCCCGCCGCGCTGCTGGCCGCCGCCGTGGCGGTGCTGATCCGCAGGCGGCTGAGCCCCGCGGTGAACCTGGAGTTCCCGCCGGTCGCGACGCTGATCCTGAGCGTGGGCAGCGTGCTGTTCGCGGTCACCGTGCGGGCCGGCTTCCCGGCGGGCACGCAGGCCTGGGGCGAGGCCGCGTGCCGTCTCGGCGGCGCCCTGGTCGGCGCCGGCGTGGCCCTGCTGCTGTTTCGCATCACGGTGCTGCGCGGCATCGCGGCGCTGGTGCTGGGCGTGTTCGGCGGCTTCATCGCCGACCCCCGCACGATCGGCGTCTTCGGCGCGGGCGTGGGCATCGCCGTCGCGGTCTGGTGGGGTCAGCGTCTTCTGGCGCTGGCCCGCTCCTGA
- a CDS encoding serine hydrolase — translation MAVAAAVVLGGGGLIYLGLDGNGGAGGGSVLPGSLSIGGPAASPSPTGPSPEELAEAQRAKRAKQLDAALKRLAATSPEFSVAVRDARTGQTYAFRGDEHYDTASIVKTQILACMLLKDQDAGREPSSAEMALAKPMIRLSDNNATTALFQRLGGRTAVGRCNKRLGLTDTVVNSSWGLTRTTAADQITLLSELVDPKGPLDAGSRKTAFTLMNTVDETQDWGVPAVAAPGETCTVKNGWDTRSADGGLWAVNTIGRITSDDDEIDVSVAVLSHNNASMESGIALVEKVAELTRRYLKY, via the coding sequence ATGGCTGTGGCGGCGGCCGTGGTTCTCGGCGGTGGTGGCCTGATCTACCTGGGCCTCGACGGGAACGGCGGCGCCGGTGGCGGGAGTGTGCTTCCGGGCTCCCTGAGCATCGGCGGGCCGGCCGCGTCGCCGTCGCCGACCGGCCCCAGCCCCGAGGAACTGGCCGAGGCCCAGCGCGCCAAGCGGGCGAAGCAGCTCGACGCCGCGCTGAAGCGGCTCGCGGCGACCTCGCCGGAATTCTCGGTCGCGGTGCGCGACGCCAGGACCGGTCAGACGTACGCCTTCCGCGGCGACGAGCACTACGACACCGCCAGCATCGTCAAGACCCAGATCCTGGCCTGCATGCTGCTCAAGGACCAGGACGCCGGCCGCGAGCCGAGCTCCGCCGAGATGGCGCTGGCCAAGCCGATGATCCGGCTCAGCGACAACAACGCCACCACGGCGCTATTCCAGCGGCTCGGCGGGCGCACCGCGGTCGGCAGGTGCAACAAGCGGCTCGGACTCACCGACACCGTGGTGAACAGCTCCTGGGGCCTGACCCGGACCACGGCCGCCGACCAGATCACGCTGCTGTCCGAGCTCGTCGACCCCAAGGGGCCGTTGGACGCCGGCTCCCGCAAGACCGCGTTCACACTGATGAACACCGTCGACGAGACGCAGGACTGGGGCGTGCCGGCGGTCGCCGCGCCCGGCGAGACCTGCACGGTCAAGAACGGCTGGGACACGCGCTCGGCCGACGGCGGGCTCTGGGCGGTCAACACGATCGGCCGGATCACCTCCGACGACGACGAGATCGACGTGTCGGTGGCCGTGCTCTCGCACAACAACGCGTCGATGGAGAGCGGCATCGCCCTGGTCGAGAAGGTCGCCGAACTGACCCGCCGGTACCTCAAGTACTAG
- a CDS encoding SAM-dependent methyltransferase, with the protein MTIDRLDTGVPHPARRYNYWLGGKDNFAADRESGDLLARSYPAARIAARANRAFLRRAVGFLAGEAGIRQFLDIGTGLPTADNTHEVAQRIAPESRIVYVDNDPMVMAHARALLTSTPQGRTRYLEEDLREPESILRSLEILDLSQPVALILVAVVHFLPEQARAREIVRTLVDALPSGSYLTMSMATTDFLTPELTANWDESLRTGRSDVYPRTRAEFDEFFAGLELVDPGVVAVSEWRPDPAAEERPTPVEASLFGAVARKA; encoded by the coding sequence GTGACCATCGACAGGCTCGACACCGGGGTGCCGCACCCGGCCCGGCGGTACAACTACTGGCTGGGCGGCAAGGACAACTTCGCGGCCGACCGGGAGTCGGGTGACCTGCTCGCCCGGTCGTACCCCGCGGCGCGGATCGCGGCCCGGGCCAACCGCGCCTTCCTGCGGCGTGCGGTGGGTTTCCTGGCCGGCGAGGCGGGCATCCGGCAGTTCCTGGACATCGGCACCGGCCTGCCCACCGCGGACAACACCCACGAGGTGGCGCAGCGGATCGCGCCGGAGAGCCGGATCGTCTACGTCGACAACGACCCGATGGTGATGGCGCACGCCCGCGCGCTGCTGACCAGCACCCCGCAGGGCCGGACCCGGTATCTCGAGGAGGACCTGCGCGAGCCGGAGAGCATCCTGCGCTCCCTGGAGATCCTCGACCTGTCGCAGCCGGTGGCGCTGATCCTGGTCGCGGTGGTGCACTTCCTGCCCGAGCAGGCGCGCGCCCGGGAGATCGTCCGGACGCTGGTCGACGCGCTGCCGTCCGGCAGTTACCTGACCATGTCGATGGCGACCACCGACTTTCTGACCCCGGAGCTCACGGCGAACTGGGACGAGTCGCTGCGGACCGGGCGCTCCGACGTGTACCCGCGCACCCGCGCCGAGTTCGACGAGTTCTTCGCCGGTCTGGAGCTGGTCGACCCGGGCGTGGTGGCGGTCAGCGAGTGGCGGCCCGACCCGGCCGCCGAGGAGCGTCCCACGCCGGTGGAGGCCTCGCTGTTCGGGGCGGTGGCCCGCAAGGCGTGA
- a CDS encoding PHB depolymerase family esterase: MATALNRRSVLAAGAGAVAGLTLPGPPARATGSGGAGVRFELNARTLDGGEQVTSITLRTAGLGPIAPESLTTGTFTVHARATSPIPLAPGDQPSAEYDLDRPVTAARLDRHGDIVLDLSHAEGQTGGNTLGYLASRGRNVRLDLAYTVTQRHPLVRRHGGPVTISRFVPGRLVDPEVDAFTHHVSRSGMKYRLYSPGRRTGRHRYPLIVWLHGGGEGASLPDGYYDNETTLRANRGALGFATPRAQRIFGGAYVVAPQSSSYWMADGDRFAPLIREIVGDLVRRERVDPARIHVAGCSNGGYLSLKMTAVYPALFAASVPICGVVAGLRAGEPPLIPDAELARISTPTWLVASRDDDTVPPGPNTVHAHDVIPRSRLTLYDHVVWDGHRFPGHWSWIYAARNDPNIDGTHLWQWMARQHR; encoded by the coding sequence ATGGCCACGGCACTGAATCGCCGCAGCGTACTGGCCGCCGGGGCGGGCGCCGTGGCCGGCCTGACGCTGCCCGGTCCGCCCGCGCGGGCCACCGGATCCGGCGGCGCCGGCGTACGGTTCGAGCTGAACGCGCGGACGCTCGACGGCGGCGAGCAGGTCACCTCGATCACCCTGCGGACCGCCGGGCTCGGGCCGATCGCGCCGGAAAGCCTCACCACCGGCACGTTCACCGTGCACGCCCGGGCGACGAGCCCGATCCCGCTCGCTCCGGGCGACCAGCCCTCCGCCGAGTACGACCTGGACCGCCCGGTCACCGCCGCCCGCCTGGACCGGCACGGCGACATCGTGCTCGACCTGAGCCACGCCGAGGGCCAGACCGGCGGGAACACCCTCGGGTATCTCGCCAGCCGCGGGCGCAACGTCCGGCTCGACCTCGCCTACACGGTCACGCAGCGCCACCCGCTGGTGCGGCGCCACGGCGGCCCGGTCACCATCTCCCGGTTCGTCCCGGGCCGGCTCGTCGATCCCGAGGTGGACGCCTTCACCCACCACGTCTCCCGATCCGGCATGAAGTACCGGTTGTACTCCCCCGGCCGCCGGACCGGCCGCCATCGGTACCCACTGATCGTCTGGCTGCACGGCGGCGGCGAGGGCGCCTCGCTGCCGGACGGCTACTACGACAACGAGACCACCCTGCGCGCCAACCGCGGGGCGCTGGGCTTCGCCACCCCGCGGGCCCAGCGGATCTTCGGCGGGGCGTACGTCGTCGCGCCGCAGAGCAGCTCGTACTGGATGGCCGACGGCGACCGCTTCGCCCCGCTGATCCGCGAGATCGTCGGTGACCTGGTCCGGCGGGAACGCGTCGACCCGGCCCGGATTCACGTCGCCGGGTGCAGCAACGGCGGCTACCTGAGCCTGAAGATGACGGCGGTCTACCCCGCCCTGTTCGCCGCCTCGGTGCCGATCTGCGGCGTCGTCGCCGGACTCCGGGCGGGTGAGCCGCCGCTGATCCCGGACGCCGAGCTGGCCCGGATCAGCACTCCCACCTGGCTGGTCGCCTCCCGCGACGACGACACCGTGCCGCCCGGGCCGAACACGGTCCACGCGCACGACGTCATCCCGCGGTCCCGGCTGACCCTCTACGACCACGTCGTGTGGGACGGCCACCGGTTCCCCGGCCACTGGTCGTGGATCTACGCGGCCCGCAACGACCCGAACATCGACGGCACGCACCTCTGGCAGTGGATGGCCCGGCAGCACCGCTGA
- a CDS encoding phenylacetate--CoA ligase family protein — MARVTGRSDDRMILRGVNVFPTQIEELVLRVPGLAPHYQCVLERTGRLDEMTVRVEARAGADPALLAATLAALVKQNVGVAVRVEVAPPDALERSIGKARRVIDRRPGR; from the coding sequence ATGGCGAGGGTGACCGGACGCAGCGACGACAGGATGATCCTGCGCGGCGTGAACGTGTTCCCCACCCAGATCGAGGAGCTGGTGCTGCGGGTGCCCGGGCTCGCCCCGCACTACCAGTGCGTGCTGGAGCGAACCGGGCGGCTGGACGAGATGACCGTGCGTGTCGAGGCCCGCGCCGGCGCGGACCCGGCGCTGCTGGCGGCCACCCTGGCGGCGCTGGTCAAGCAGAACGTCGGGGTGGCGGTCCGGGTGGAGGTGGCGCCGCCGGACGCCCTGGAGCGCTCGATCGGCAAGGCTCGCCGCGTCATCGACCGCCGGCCCGGGCGCTGA